From a region of the Microbacterium sp. nov. GSS16 genome:
- a CDS encoding ABC transporter permease, with protein MSAVLPPAQGGGVLDTVAVAQADLKSGGGFWRDVLRRLRRNPAAWFGAVIVLLFLLVAALAPLLAPYPERALPGTEYITPTSIPGIGEIDGFPLGLDRFGGDVLSKLIWGAQASLLVGVVSTALGLVGGMLLGLLAGTFGGWVDTLIMRIVDIILSVPNLLLAVSIAAILGQTPSAVMIAIGASQVPIFARLLRASMLQQRSAEYVLSAQTLGLGRGRITMSHVLPNAIGPVIVQGTLTLATAVIDAAALSFLGLGGGRPETAEWGRMLTYAQNELAIAPQLAFLPGICIAVTALGFTLFGEALREAMDPRTRAR; from the coding sequence ATGAGCGCAGTGCTCCCACCCGCACAGGGCGGCGGGGTGCTCGACACCGTCGCCGTCGCACAGGCCGATCTGAAGTCCGGCGGCGGCTTCTGGCGGGATGTGCTCCGCCGCCTGCGACGCAACCCGGCCGCCTGGTTCGGCGCCGTGATCGTGCTGCTGTTCCTGCTGGTCGCGGCGCTGGCGCCGCTGCTCGCCCCCTATCCCGAGCGTGCGCTCCCCGGCACCGAGTACATCACCCCCACCAGCATCCCCGGCATCGGCGAGATCGACGGGTTCCCACTCGGCCTCGACCGCTTCGGCGGCGACGTGCTGTCGAAGCTGATCTGGGGAGCGCAGGCCTCGCTGCTCGTCGGCGTGGTCTCGACCGCCCTCGGACTCGTCGGAGGCATGCTGCTGGGGCTGCTCGCCGGCACCTTCGGCGGCTGGGTCGACACGCTGATCATGCGCATCGTTGACATCATCCTCTCGGTGCCCAACCTGCTGCTGGCCGTGTCGATCGCCGCGATCCTCGGGCAGACGCCCTCTGCCGTGATGATCGCCATCGGAGCGTCTCAGGTGCCGATCTTCGCCCGCCTGCTGCGCGCGTCGATGCTGCAGCAGCGCTCGGCGGAGTACGTGCTCTCGGCGCAGACCCTCGGTCTCGGCCGCGGTCGCATCACCATGTCGCACGTGCTGCCGAACGCCATCGGCCCGGTCATCGTGCAGGGCACCTTGACGCTCGCCACCGCCGTGATCGACGCGGCGGCGCTGTCGTTTCTCGGCCTCGGCGGCGGCCGGCCCGAGACGGCCGAATGGGGGCGGATGCTGACCTACGCGCAGAACGAGCTCGCGATCGCCCCGCAGCTGGCCTTCCTGCCCGGCATCTGCATCGCCGTGACCGCGCTGGGCTTCACGCTGTTCGGCGAGGCGCTGCGCGAGGCCATGGACCCGAGGACGCGTGCGCGATGA